GATGGGTCCCAATATGCCTCCACCAGGCCCATCAGGTACTCCAGCTGGCATGCAGGGACAAAACCTCAATGGACCTCCCAAATCCTGGCCTGAAGGTAGTGTAGTCCTGCTGTCTGACCTTTTGGAACCTTTCAAACATTCTTCATTAGTGTATAAGGATTTAGTAAGTGCTAAGGTTACAGTTTCAGTATAAAGGTATGCTGTCTCAGCGTCACAGCAGACTTAGACATCAAAATGGCACAGCGCCATAAATAATGTTATTGGTCACCTCAATTTTTTCCTGATATGATATGTAGAAAGCTTTTATATGAAAAGCCCTGCTGACAAAATACTTGCTATCTGCAACTTAGTATGAAATTATGACTATAATGATGATTTGAACTTTTCATGTTATCTTCCTCATATTGTATAGAAGTATGTTATTGAGCTTTCTTTCCTTGACTCCTAGGCCCCATGGTGAATGCAGCAGCTCCCTCCAATGCACCCCAAAAACTGATTCCCCCCCAGCCCACTGGGCGGCCCTCTCCTGCTCCCCCTTCAGTTCCCCCAGCTGCCTCCCCAGTAATGCCCCCACAAACCCAGTCTCCCGGGCAGCCGGCGCAACCAACTCCTATGTTGCCTTACCACGCCAAGCAGAACCGCATAACCCCCATTCAGAAACCCTGTGGCCTCGACCCAGTGGAGATATTGCAGGAGAGGGAGTACAGGTACATTTGAAAAGTAGATTGCATTTACCGCAAGCTTTTTCTTGCGTGAGATATTCAAAATGTACAAAGCATGTATAAACCATTGACAAAACAGTACTTCATTAAATAACTATAACACAGAGCTGTTTGCTTCTTTAGGTTACAGGCTCGAATAACCCATCGCATCGCAGAACTGGAGAACCTACCAGGTTCTCTGGCTGGTGATTTACGTACCAAAGCTACTATAGAGCTCAAAGCCCTCCGACTCCTTAACTTCCAGAGACAGGTAGGCATTATctcattttcacagttttatattcAACCTAAACAATGATGCCATAGTGTGTCAGAGACctttacagtttgtgtgtttttgtgtgcatggcTGTCCACAGCTGCGTCAAGAGGTGGTGGTGTGTATGCGTCGCGACACAGCTCTAGAGACTGCCCTTGATGCCAAAGCCTACAAGCGAAGCAAGCGTCAGTCTCTGAGAGAAGCCCGCATTACAGAGAAGTTAGAGAAACAGCAGAAGATTGAGCAAGAGCGCAAACGCAGACAGAAACATCAGGTAGAGGACAAACTGTGATGTGTGATATTATGAAAAGATATCTTTTGAACGAGTGGCTTTACTATTGTCTTGTGGTTTTTTGTTTAACCACTCTTCGTTCATCTTTAGGAGTACCTCAACAGCATCCTCCAGCATGCCAAAGACTTCAAGGAGTACCATCGTTCGATCACAGGCAAAATGCAGAAACTCACCAAGGCTGTGGCCACCTATCATGCCAACACAGAACGGGAGCAAAAGAAGGAGAATGAGCGTATTGAGAAAGAGAGGATGAGAAGGCTAATGGTAAAAAGAGCACATTACGTGCACCTAAACCCTCTTACTCTTACAATGTCTACAGTATACATGCATCTATCTTCTCaggctgaggatgaggagggcTATCGTAAACTGATTGACCAGAAGAAGGATAAGCGTCTGGCCTACTTGCTGCAGCAAACTGATGAGTATGTTGCCAACCTCACAGAGCTGGTCAGAGCCCACAAAGCTGCACAGGCCCtcaaggagaagaaaaaaaagaagaagaaaaagaagaaggtatgGAAAACAGAATCGATAGACTCTCTACCACTGGTACTACTTTTGCACATACTTGTGTGTGATAtctttgtgattttttaatttctacttAATTTTCAGTTGGAGAATGCAGAGGGCCAGACTCCTGCCTTGGGGCCTGATGGAGAGGTGAACAGAATGTcccattttttttgtagttaaaggcagttttatttattttaaataaatgtattactACCTATCTTTTAATATGCTGAGTCAACAAAGCAAACCACTattctttgttgtgttgctttctGTGATCTTTATGGAGACCTAATTTCAAATATTGCATAGATCAAATTTTGCTAAATGCTTCATGGGCTAGTGTTCTTACTTTAGTATTGGCAAAGAGGGGGAATTACACACTGTttatgaacattttattcacagTTTACATCAGACAAATGTCACTGATGGAAATCATTAACATTATATTAGATAATCCACATATCTGCAAAAGGGGGCTAAACAAAAGTGGTACAGGCCCAGACAAACAAgagaatgaaatgtttgtgtatataaataaatataattactAGTTAAAGTGGATATTTGGATGTGTGTGTCAATTAGTTGATCAGCAACAGATCAGAATGTAAATTTTCAGCACAGATTAAATATCTCTAGCTCTGTCCAACATCCATCagctttggtttaaatgaagccaaACAACTTGCTGTATGAGCAAAATCTTAACTAGCCTCCTTTTCCTCTTGCAGCCTCTGGATGAGACCAGTCAGATGAGTGACCTGCCTGTGAAGGTCATCCATGTGGACAGTGGAAACATCCTGACAGGGGTGGATGCTCCCAAAGCCGGTCAGCTGGAGACCTGGCTGGAGATGAACCCTGGGTGAGTGTGACTGGTGAGAGAAAGAGACTTTGGCTTGTGTAGGCAAATATGTATAGAAAAGAATGGAAATTGGCAATGTAGGTCAGTCCTTTGGAAACCTTGGCATTGGAGCAGTTACTGTAATTACCATTATTATCAAAATGTTGCcaacataataaaatacaaaatgttgaACATAAGTTAACATACAGTTGAATACGGCACTCCGCTAACAAGCTAGTTCTTTATTAGTGTGCTAAACACTGAATTCTACATCATTTTACCTGACATTGCCTAACATCCTTATTAACAGTTATTAACAGTTTGCTTATTAATGTCACCAACTATGTATATTATGGTGCTAAATGTAGTAATACAGGTTTTATTAATATCTTTAACCACAATGCCAACAGTTTAAATATTACATTCAAATATGTTAATATCTGGCAATTGTTAACATGCATGTCACCCATAATGctaattctttattttaatatgctaaaaattaacagaaaatgGCACAGCTGATCCTTTCTATACCTGGAACACAGGCTGATCAAAACTGAGTTGTAGGATTATTAATTTTATGTAACAGTATGTTTTTTGTCGTAGCCTAGCCATAGCTTAATTCTTTTGTTGGTTCAACAATTTTGTTCCCCGTTAGCAGGGAAAGTGGCAGAAACAGAGGTTTGGAAGTTAATTTCATCTAAGGATGACATACTTAGGGTATATGTTCTTGTCCAGTTATGAGGTGGCTCCCCGCTCAGACAGTGAagacagtgaggaggaggaagaggaggaggtgggttgTAATGTAAGACATGTTTGGAGCCACTTTTGAAttctaaagggaaaaaaaaacaacttgccACTGACCAGCTGTCTTctaggaggaagaagaggagcctCAGCCTTCAGCAACTCAAGtcgaggaaaagaaaaagattacaGACCCTGACAGCGAAGATGTGTCCGAGGTGGACGTCAGGCACATCATTGAGTGAGTACATACACAAACTACTGCAAACAACTACacctattttcattttaaaacaatttatgTATCATATAGACaccataaaataattttaaagttATAAATCCCTGTAAGGTGTTTGAATAAAGGTGTCAATCACCATACATTTTCATGATAATTAAATTCTTATGCGTTATACACAGGAATGCTAAGCAGGATGTGGATGACGAGTATAGTGGTGCAGCGTTTGCTCGAGGACTCCAGTCATATTACTCAGTGGCTCATGCTGTCACAGAGAAGGTGGAGAAGCAGTCCAGTTTGTTGATAAATGGACAGCTCAAACAGTATCAGGTAAACATATACATGAAACAAGTAATTCTTATGCGTGACACTTCAGTggatttgaatgttcagatgagatgaagatgaaaaacaagaaagtgccacagacacagaacaacagaaaaaaactttcaaaaaacTATTATCCATTCTGTTTAGTGTCTTAGCTAATTATGAGGAGTACGTACTGTACAGTACTTCAGTAGACAACGTAGTGCATAGTCATAGCACGCAACAATGAACAGCTCATTTTAGAAAGACATTCTTGCTGATAAATACTTTTTTGACTTTCAGATTAAAGGTCTGGAGTGGCTGGTTTCTctttacaacaacaacctgaatgGCATCCTGGCTGATGAGATGGGTCTGGGAAAGACCATCCAGACTATCGCACTTATTACATACCTCATGGAGCACAAACGGCTCAATGGACCCTACCTCATCATTGTACCTCTTTCGTAAGCTAACCCTCATGAACTTTAAAATTGTAGGTATTTTAATGATCATGGAACTATTTATacaaacatgacaaatgaacaaaaaaggtCAATGATTAAACAATTAAATGGCTTAATGAGCTGCTCTTATTGACAGAACTCTTTCTAACTGGGTGTATGAGTTTGACAAGTGGGCACCAACAGTTGTGAAAGTGTCCTACAAGGTGAGCTTGCTCTGCAACCGCActacagaaatgtatttattttgtcctcTTGCATATAAACTCATGTTATAAAACTGTGTGAGCCTAGAAACtctaaattatattttcatttttgaaaaacatatatgtaaccacaaataaacacacacacatgtctaTATAGACCACTACATGAACTACAACCCAACACCTCCctggagaaatgaagaaatcaaaaagaatccaaaaagaaactaaagtgaAACAGTCGTGTAGcagaaagaagatggaggaagaacaAATTAGTGgtgaattttttaaatattatggGAGAAACAAACCATCTATGATCAGGCAATTAAACAAGCAAGACAGGCATACTTTTCAAAGCTGATAACAGTCAACTGAAACAAATCCAAGAACATTGTTTTCCACAATTGATTAATCCTAATTAATCCTGATTTAATAATTCTAGCAGAATGTCAGCCAGCCCCAACTGTGTAGAATTTTCAGCCCACTTCAGCAGTGAAATACAGAGAATCGGATCAGATCTGCGTCAGTCACAGCATATAAATTTTAACACCCCAGAACCATAGTTtatatgtgaggaaacactagagaaGTTTGTCCTGGATGATGCTGAGATGCTTAGGAAAGTTATTTCCCAGTTAAAACCAACTGACAAATGATTTTACACACAACCACAGTATATTTGATCCATATCAATCAGGATTTTGGACAAATCTTAGAACTGAGATGGCACTGGTCAATGTATTATacccttttaaactgtattttaaacattttagtcATGGAAGGCAACAAACTTtctgcagctcaaccaggacaaaactgagTTCTTAATTATTAGTCCTGACGCTCAGAGGGAGATAATTAATGCAAAACTTCACTGGCATTAAGATCCTCTGAGCAAGTGAAGAACCTCAGTGTCATATTTGATTTGGATCTTAGTTTTGTgccacacattaaaaacataaccAAAACTACATTTTATCACCTTAAAAACATCGCCAGAGTCCAATTTCTTCTCTCTCATGGCGATACAGAGAcactgatgcatgcttttattacTTCCAGTATAGACTACTGCAATGCTCTACTTTCTGGTCTTCCAAAGAATAATATTTGACACTTACAGTTATTACAGAACTTGGCTTCACATGTGCCGATAAGGACCAGAAATAGGAAACACATCACACCCATTTTAAAGTCTCTGTATTGCTTCCGGTTTGCTTCAGAATTGATTATAAGatccttttattggtttataaagCTCTTAATGGTCTTAGTCCAAGGTATTTACCAGAATTGCTTATATCATATGAACCTCGTAGAGCCCTCAGGTATTCTAGTAGTGGCCATTTAATTATACCCAAAGTTAGAACAAAAACCCACGGCGAGGCAGCCTTTTACCATTATGGTCCATGtctgtggaacagcctgcctGAAGACCTGAGGGCTGTagagtgttgatatttttaaaggcaAGCTCAAGACTTACCATTtcagtttggcttttaattgaaaCTTCACTTTGTGCTactttgtatgaaaagtgctttacaaataaagtctgattgattgatatatgtattttttgtcattttaggggTCTCCTGCCGCCCGAAGAGCCTTTGTCCCACAGCTGCGTAGTGGCAAGTTTAACGTTTTACTCACCACCTATGAATACATCATCAAGGACAAACAAGTACTAGCCAAGGTGAGATGCACtgcatgtacaaacacacataaagacaGCCATAGTGTAATCCTTTCCCTATACACATGTACatcttcagctttttatttgtttttgttaatgatttgctttttctgtgtttgttggctCCATAAACCTCCCCAAATCTTTTAAAAAGAATTTAAGTTTGGCCAATCTGACCTCCCCATGTACTGCGTCTCAGTCCTCTCTCCTAGGTCCTAAAACACATTGACACGACTCCCACTATCCTCTGTGGCCATCATGCTGCTATGCACTCATGTAGGCAGGGTTCCTGACTGTACTAACAGGTGGGTATTGTGTTCAGGCAAGAATTTCCCATGTGGGAGCTCAAGGCTCTTGGTTTTGGACTGAGCCTACCTGAGCTATGAGGACAGAGTAAAGCAGAGATCAAAAAGTGTCTCATCGCATGGTGTGCCACACTGAAGCTGTACCAAGAATATTGACCATGTGGTGCGCCACAGGAATATACCTGCTATGTTGGATTATATTGATGATGTGCTAGGCATATACTTATGCTATGCCGGGCATATGCACCACATTAAGGCTGGGCAGGGCATATACTGAGGCTGGGCCTGGGCAAATTGACATGTTTTATGTCtagatatctatctatctagatagACTAGATAGACATTTTGGTTTTCAACTAATCAGACTTGTTACTGTGGCTAGGCTAACAACAGTCAGGGCTCATGCTAATAGcttattaattttaaatcagGACATGAATTATGCGTGGGCACATCACTAATATGCCTTTGCACACAGGCTTAGACTGTGAATTCACAACCATCACACCTAGATATGCTATGTGTTTATATGCCCAGTATAGCGTCTGTGTCGCTCATATGCCCAACATGGCTTCAGTGTAGTCTGCCATATATGTGGCATGCGATGAGCCACTTTTGGATCTTGGCGCTACTGCAGAGTGCACCAGAAGCCAGAGCACTAGAAGCAATAAGGTACTGTAATCTTATCCAGATgtactctcctcctctcttagATCCGATGGAAGTACATGATTGTGGACGAAGGCCACCGTATGAAGAACCACCACTGTAAACTGACCCAGGTCCTGAACACCCACTACCTTGCTCCACGGCGTGTCCTGTTGACAGGGACGCCGCTGCAGAACAAACTACCTGAGCTATGGGCGCTCCTCAATTTCCTTCTGCCCACCATCTTCAAGAGCTGCAGCACCTTCGAGCAGTGGTTTAATGCTCCTTTTGCTATGACTGGAGAAAAGGTGAGCAAAAGCTGTAGAAAATGTGGTGAATGTGGTACTCATATCCCATATCCCAAGAAGTGTGTGAGAGGTGCCAActggtgtcttttttgtcaaaCAAGTATATAaaatttctctttcttctccaggTGGACCTTAATGAAGAGGAGACAATCCTGATTATCCGTCGTCTCCACAAAGTCCTACGCCCTTTCCTGTTGCGAAGATTAAAGAAGGAAGTGGAGGCACAGCTTCCAGAGAAGGCATGGCTTAACTCTTTCAGCACATACAGCAAAGACCAGCATGCTCACTGGAAACCGTATTAATACAGGTCCAGATCCAGAGGATGGTATATAAAAGCCTCCATTTAAGCATATCTGGTCTTTTCTAGCATTTGAGATCTGAATTCCATCTAGCAGCTCCACTTTCAGTGCCCTGATATTGGACATGGGGGTTCACTATCTTGACCTCCTGGGTCACACTGACAATCCTAAATATGTGCAGTGAAGAGGCCTAATATCTGTAATGCCATGAAAAGCAAAGACAGGACAGTGTAATGCTCTTGTCACTAATAGGACAAAGTCCCCTTCTCCACCTCTCTGtttaatacatttgttttctcttctccatCAGGTGGAATATGTGATCAAGTGTGACATGTCATCTCTTCAGAGGGTGCTGTACAGGCACATGCAGGCCAAGGGCGTCCTGCTCACTGATGGCTCAGAGAAGGACAAGAAGGTAAAGACATAAATGCATAAACATTGAAGAGTTAAATGTAGAAGGGAGTCAGTATCAGTGCTTGCTCTGTCAGAACAGCAACAAAATATTCATAAatctttttaaaactgttttaatgcCACAAACTTAGGGTTATGTTGCTTTTACAGTATACAGAAACTGAACTAATGTCAATCAAATGACTGTAAAGACTTCCTGCAGAATTTAGGATATAAGTTATACATAATTACTCACTGCATTAAGTTATATGTTACTTTACGTGGCTGACTCTCATTTCACAACTATATGTAAACAAATGTAGATTATGTCCATTTACATGCTGTACATTTATCTTATTCTGATTACCAGGGTAAAGGAGGCACAAAGACACTGATGAACACCATCATGCAGTTGAGGAAGATATGTAACCACCCGTATATGTTCCAGCAAATCGAGGTAACACTGAGGAGTGTGACGCAAAACTAGTTTGTTTGGTCTCTAGTCTACTTACTTGTTTGTTTGACAGACTTGAGTGAAGTGTCTTATAATCAATGATGATAGATAACAGGATTCAATTTAcatataaatgcaaatgtaaaagaATGTAAATCAAAGCATAGTGTTCTAACCACTTCTTTGATAAATTGTTTTTGAAGGAATCCTTCTCTGAACATTTAGGATTCTCTGGTGGAATAGTCCAGGGGTAAGTTCTTATTCATGatcatacacacaaacattctcATTACCATATATAACTATATCTGCCTGCCATTCCATAAGTCCTGACCTGTATCGGGCATCAGGAAAGTTTGAGGTGTTGGATCGAATCCTGCCTAAACTCAGAGCCACAAACCACAAGGTGTTGCTCTTCTGTCAGATGACCTCCCTCATGACCATCATGGAGGATTACTTTGCATACCGCAATTTCAAGTATTTGCGTCTGGATGGTGAGCTATGTTTCCTTGTTTGTGATGAATCAATGCTTCCTATCTGTCATCATATTTCTTTTaactgtctttcttctttttgcccACATTCCTTATATCGAAGGCACTACGAAGGCTGAGGACAGAGGAATGTTACTGAAGACATTCAATGACCCAGAGTCAGAGTACTTTATCTTTCTCCTGAGCACAAGAGCTGGAGGCCTTGGCCTCAATCTGCAATCTGCTGACACTGTCGTTATTTTTGACTCTGACTGGAACCCACATCAGGTGTGATGCACATTATTGTAATTTACCAAACGCATTTAACAACAAATCATAAATCAAGCTCACTTCAacttaccaaaaaaaaaaaaaaaagaaagaaatgcgtGATGTGGACACAGCACTCACAGGTAGTTCTGGCTActtaaacagaaagaaagaaactttatgataatgtttatattattataacatttatTGAAAGTGAATGTAGAAGTGTTAATCAGTTGATGTTTACCTTTCTGACAAGTCTGTCGCAGCGTTGGCGTTCCAAGGGTGAGGTTCCACCACCAcgacaaaatgtttaatttcagcCGAAACCTAAAgatttctcttcctccctcctgaTGGCCTTCCCAGGACCTGCAGGCTCAAGACAGGGCTCATCGAATTGGTCAACAGAATGAGGTGCGAGTGCTGCGTCTCTGTACAGTCAACAGTGTTGAAGAGAAAATCCTGGCAGCAGCTAAATACAAACTAAACGTGGACCAGAAGGTCATCCAGGCTGGCATGTTTGACCAGAAGTCATCCAGCCACGAGCGCAGGGCCTTCCTGCAAGCCATCCTGGAACACGAGGAGCAAGACGAGGTCTGGGGTCAAGAAGTGTGTCTAcgcatgaatgtgtgtgcgtgcaccaGCGACACAAAATTTAAAGAGTGTGCTTTCTTATGCTCTGCTTGCCAATGTGTCTTTGCTGTattcaggaggaggatgaggtgcCAGATGATGAGACGGTCAACCAGATGATTGCCAGGAGTGAAGAAGAATTTGACCAGTTTATGGTTAGTATCTGTATTTAAACTACTGCTACTTTCTAACACAGCCAAACTATTATCTGTACTTGATTTTCTCTCATCTCTAGCGTATGGACCTGGACCGACGTCGTGAGGAGGCCCGTAACCCACGGCGAAAACCTCgtctgatggaggaggacgagtTGCCTACGTGGATCATGAAGGATGACGCTGAAGTTGAGCGACTCacctgtgaggaggaggaggagaaaatgtttgGACGAGGTTCTCGACAGCGAAAGGAAGTTGACTACAGTGATTCACTGACAGAGAAGCAGTGGCTGaaggttgtttttaaaacagaatCTCAAGTAGAAAATGCAATCAGAATACTACAAAGGTTGTACTTTGTGAATTAAGGGCATGTTTCCCCCTTTCTGATATACATTTATGTACTTTAATCTCACACAGTGTGTCTTGTCGTGCAGGCAATAGAGGAGGGCACgctggaggaagtggaggaagaggtACGTCACAAAAAGACAACCCGCAAGAGGAAGAGGGACCGTGACCTGGATCTCCCTGgtccctcatcctcctcaggAGGGCGCGGACGTGGCGACAAAGACGATGATGGtaagaggcagaggaagaggggaCGACCACCTGCTGAGAAACTCTCCCCAAATCCTCCTGCCCTTAcaaagaagatgaggaaaatTGTGGATGCTGTCATCAAGTACAAAGACAGGTAGCAGAAATGAGCTTAAATCATCAGCTATTATGTTTGCACCGAAAAATAGATAGCTTCAGTGCgtattaacatatttaaaaggTGCACTGAAATTTTTACTAACCCACACCACAGAATGAGTATAATATGCATGGTAAGGGCTCAGGGGCCTGTGAGTCGTTCACAAGAAAGGTTTCATGTGCCTATAGTATTGTCTATGCCTATAGTTATAGTATTTTGTGTCAGTATAGTACTTCTACATTAAGCGCTGCTTTTCAACCTTTTAGTTTACTGTCACCTTACACAACTCTGCAGTTTTCAGGCCAAATGCAGGAATATGATATTAAAAGGTAAGTCATAGAGTCATTGAACAAATGCCTGCTACAGTTTTCATAACTGCTTACATTTCCTGGGATAAGATTAGAAATCATagtaaaactgtaaataacCAAACATCTAGTCTGGTCTCAGCAAAATCTCAAAACCACCAAATAGCATCAAAACCAACTtatcttaaaacattttttcaactCTAGCATTCAATCAGTTATAATTTTTAGTCTTTACACCTTCAGGTCTGTGTTTAAACCTGTAATTGGTAAAAACGGGCAGAGAAACCATTTTCAATTACCTCTGGAGCCAAGCCTGGTGGATTGCCAGCCTTGATGACCATGGCCCGTATTCTGGGCCAGGTGTGATGTCTGCCAGGTGACTAGCGGGAGAAGGGATGCAACGTGTGTCTCGGATTTTGGCAGAGGAAACTGGTTCTTGGTAAGCTGACAAAGTTACACAAAGGTGTATTTTGTCTAAACCCGATGATGCCATCTTCTTCAGTGCAAGTGGCCGTCAGCTGAGCGAGGTGTTCATCCAGCTGCCATCTAGGAAAGAACTGCCAGAGTACTATGAACTGATACGCAAGCCAGTGGACTTCAGAAAGATCAAGGTAATCGCAGGAAGGATCATTCCTTTCAGTAAGATTCTTTCAGTGCTCCAGAAAAGGCTAAATATACAGGAACACCAACAACAGACCTGACACATTTATAGGctatatttaaaatgagttGTATCTCTACTGTAGGAAAGGATTCGAAGTCACCGCTACCGCAGTCTGGGCGACCTAGAGAGAGATGTCATGTTGCTATTCCAGAATGCTCAGACCTTTAACCTGGAAGGATCACTGGTAAGACAGGtctcttattttaaaaattccCCCATGACACAGGcccttctttctttgtctccatTATATACTGTTTAGGTAGAGATAGATGTTGAACATCCCTGATTAAAGCTCAGTTGGGTAATATTCTTTTACTCTTACATAAATGTAATGTACGTGATCATAATATAGAGTTGTTTTCTGTTACCGGGGCAGATATATGAAGACTCCATTGTGCTCCAGTCGGTGTTCACCAGCTTGAGGCAAAAGattgagaaggaggaggaaagtgaTGGAGAAGagagtgatgaagaggaagaagagcaggaggaaggatCAGAATCTGAATGTAAGCATGTCTGTAAGTTGATTTTGCATTTTAGTTCGTTGTTTTGTTATCTTTTAGTCAGTCAGTGGTGTCATGTGTTGTGATGGTCAGTTAATCTCTGTCTCATTCACTGTGTCATACTCATGCTCTTCAAATGAGTGAAATTCTTCATCATGCCTAGTTTTAGTGTCAGGTCTATGTACTCTAAACCTCCTTCTTTTTACATACAGCTCGCTCGGTGAAAGTGAAAATCCGTCTGGGTAGGAAAGATAAAAGTGGAGATCGAGGGAAGGGGCGCAGCAGACGAACAGGACGCACCAGAGCCAAACCTGTTGTCAGTGATGATGACTCTGAGGATGAGCAGGAAGAGGTATTTCcatctgtgtatatatagatgTAACTTAGCAAAAAGCACAACTTCAGTGCAGACTGGAAACAACTGAGTAGTCAAACAAAGGGACTACATAGATGTACAAATTGAAGTACTATTTAGTTGTCATTTTCCttagctgatttttttttcatttacagatTATATCAGAAACCTGACTGAattgaaaacattatttttaagacCTTAGACCATGTAAAACAAATGATAATGAAGGTTTAACAGACTGATATTGGGCATTTTGCTTTAGATCTGGGTCCAggtattaaaaataattatttgccCTTTTTTGTAGGAGCGCTCCCCCAGTGCCACCGATGAAGAGTCCTAAACTGTACTGTTATGCTGAAGAGAAAAAGGCATAAAGAGACATTCCTCCAAATCAAGTACCATATGTACAGTAATCAAACATGCCTCACCCAACTACATCCACCCCCAGTCAAATGCTGTttggaaaaatagaaaaatgggAGTCTGCAACACTGTATGAACAGGTACAGGTCCGTGTTATTATTTGATTAGACTTATGGGTGTCCAGAAACTATAAAATACAGCTGCTAATTAGGCTTTGTGTTAATCTATCCGCTGAGACTCAGTCTAAAAAAGACATCAAattagcttttgtttttatttgtgcaattTTAGGAGAGTGTCTTCACAGGTTTACTAAGAATAGTGTGTAGTTATAATAAAGTACTTGAAAGAACCTAATGTATTAAGAGTAGCTCAAAAAAACAGCCTTGGAGTGAAAGATGAGTCACTCTCTCAGTGAGTGTGAAAGATAAGGAGAAAATATATTATGGa
The nucleotide sequence above comes from Mugil cephalus isolate CIBA_MC_2020 chromosome 2, CIBA_Mcephalus_1.1, whole genome shotgun sequence. Encoded proteins:
- the LOC125003978 gene encoding transcription activator BRG1 isoform X8, producing the protein MSTPDPPMGGTPRPGPSPGPGPSPGTMLGPSPGPSPGSAHNMMGPSPGPPSSGHSQPGPSGYGTDNMHTLHKPMETLHEKNLSEDSRFSQMKGLSMRQGGHSGMGPPPSPLDQHSQGYHSPLGGSDHSSPVPSNGPPSGPLLPSSSSSSSSGGPGSTTTPLDGSSGDQHSLGPSNRPGPAGSSGPGPSPGPSLGSGVPSLGSGLETNCPTGPGGHGGPGGPTPFNQNQLHQLRAQIMAYKMLARGQPLPDHLQMAVQGKRPMPGMQQQPMPSLAPGAGGGPGGGPAGPGPGPMGSGYSRAHGMMGPNMPPPGPSGTPAGMQGQNLNGPPKSWPEGPMVNAAAPSNAPQKLIPPQPTGRPSPAPPSVPPAASPVMPPQTQSPGQPAQPTPMLPYHAKQNRITPIQKPCGLDPVEILQEREYRLQARITHRIAELENLPGSLAGDLRTKATIELKALRLLNFQRQLRQEVVVCMRRDTALETALDAKAYKRSKRQSLREARITEKLEKQQKIEQERKRRQKHQEYLNSILQHAKDFKEYHRSITGKMQKLTKAVATYHANTEREQKKENERIEKERMRRLMAEDEEGYRKLIDQKKDKRLAYLLQQTDEYVANLTELVRAHKAAQALKEKKKKKKKKKKLENAEGQTPALGPDGEPLDETSQMSDLPVKVIHVDSGNILTGVDAPKAGQLETWLEMNPGYEVAPRSDSEDSEEEEEEEVGCNEEEEEPQPSATQVEEKKKITDPDSEDVSEVDVRHIIENAKQDVDDEYSGAAFARGLQSYYSVAHAVTEKVEKQSSLLINGQLKQYQIKGLEWLVSLYNNNLNGILADEMGLGKTIQTIALITYLMEHKRLNGPYLIIVPLSTLSNWVYEFDKWAPTVVKVSYKGSPAARRAFVPQLRSGKFNVLLTTYEYIIKDKQVLAKIRWKYMIVDEGHRMKNHHCKLTQVLNTHYLAPRRVLLTGTPLQNKLPELWALLNFLLPTIFKSCSTFEQWFNAPFAMTGEKVDLNEEETILIIRRLHKVLRPFLLRRLKKEVEAQLPEKVEYVIKCDMSSLQRVLYRHMQAKGVLLTDGSEKDKKGKGGTKTLMNTIMQLRKICNHPYMFQQIEESFSEHLGFSGGIVQGPDLYRASGKFEVLDRILPKLRATNHKVLLFCQMTSLMTIMEDYFAYRNFKYLRLDGTTKAEDRGMLLKTFNDPESEYFIFLLSTRAGGLGLNLQSADTVVIFDSDWNPHQDLQAQDRAHRIGQQNEVRVLRLCTVNSVEEKILAAAKYKLNVDQKVIQAGMFDQKSSSHERRAFLQAILEHEEQDEVWGQEVCLRMNEEDEVPDDETVNQMIARSEEEFDQFMRMDLDRRREEARNPRRKPRLMEEDELPTWIMKDDAEVERLTCEEEEEKMFGRGSRQRKEVDYSDSLTEKQWLKVVFKTESQVENAIRILQRLYFVN